Below is a window of Sylvia atricapilla isolate bSylAtr1 chromosome 2, bSylAtr1.pri, whole genome shotgun sequence DNA.
TGGGGAGGATTAATGAGTGAAAATCAAAAGGTTTTTATAGAGAGCTGAAGGAGAACTCTTCTTGTACCAGAAACAAGACTGAGACATACCTTTCATCCTTCTTTCAACACTCATAGCATACTGCACATGTACTACTAAAACAAAGAACTACTGAGACATTAACACAAGTAGTAgctctcattttttaaaagaaaactgaccTGGATTAGGTTTATGACCCCACCATCCTTTTCCAAATAGCTACCACAAAACTCCCACCCTTGAGGTGGGGGATTCTGAGTGACACTGACATCTCAGCACACCTGTAACCTCAATGACTCAGTGTTGCAACTGGAAAACAATGGGTGAACACACCTGAACTCATTAAAATTCAGTCCCAGAAAAGAGGCCAGGGGACTTGATCTCAGTGCATGAAGCTACTCAAGGGTCTGAATTCTTTATGTCTGTGAACTCTAAACTGGCAAGAGATGAAGAGGAGACACTCTACTGCTTCTTGACATAGAGACAAATGTCTGGGACAGCCTTACAGCTGGAGTTTTTTTCTCATGAGCTACTGCAAAATGAAGACCAGGATAACACAGCTTTGcagaataaaacctgaaaatggCTCTAATCTgctgaagaaataaatgcatgttGCACACAAATGTTGAATATGGCAGATCTGACGAAACTAGTGCTGCCTCCATACTACAAGCTGTAATATGATAAGAAGACatcattgttttctttaaattagaTTATGACTTCAGGcctgattttcctttcagttacACTGTTCTGAAAGGGAACAGCCTCACTGAAGTCCATTCTTTTACATTCATGCAACTCTAGTGAGAGTTAACAACCAGACTTTACAGATCTGTGCTTGAGAAGCACAAACCTTTTGAAATTTAAACAtgaacacacacatatacatatatatacatttcaCCCACCGATTTCATCCCCTAGAGAGGAGTTCAGTATTGCACCAGCAGACATAACTACTGCACAGCTCCCAAAGCCATGTGTATATAATTTGCCCAGTGGAATTTGGGGAACGTGCTTTTCCCATCCAAGAGTGGAGAAGGGAGCCTCCTTGCCATCTATTGTTTTCACATTCACTCTTTCTTTTAGCTCACAGAATAGCTGGTCTCCTGTCAACTTGGAGTTTCGTTTCCCCTTGAACCGCACCCCATGCTTATTGGTACTCAAATAATCTTTCATCGCCTTCTGCAGTCGAGGGTTTAGCATCTTGGAAGAGACATCCCCTTTCCAAAGCTTGTAAAGAAAGGATTTCGACATTGTGGAATACAGCTCATCCCAGTCATCAGATTCATCAAGCATCTGGCCTCTCCTATGCTTTGTGCTCCTTCTCCTCATTCTTCTCTGATGGCTCCAGttgttctgtaaaatatttccttttgggTTAGTCACATCAGCCGAAATGAATTTTTCTATCTCTTGGAAGTGGTTGTGTGACTGAGGCTGAccagcagcaaataaataatCATCACTCACTTGGTAGAAAGCactttttgattttcttcctaacTGGGATGGGAAAAACTCATCTTCATTTCTAAAGGCGTCTTCCAATACAGTCCATTTCTTAGCATTTGCAGTCCCCGATTTAAAAGTACCTAGGAGATCTTCATTAAGAAGTACCTCATTCCCATCAATGGTTTCAGAGAATGATGGGTCATGAATGGCTCCCATGATGACTCTCTGCTTGCCCTGAAGGGGCAGAAGTCTCTTAGTTTCAATGTAAGAAAAGGAACTTGGAACTGGTTCAGCAGTGTTGCTATCTGTAAAATAGATGAATATCACCAAAAAAAGCAGGCCCCATGCAAAGATACCAAAGAGCATGAGTTGTTTCCATTGCTTCAAGTTAGGTTTCATGGCAATGCCTTTaccagctcctctgtgccttGAAGTATTggtgaaggaaaatgaaacctGTAAAGAACATCAAATGCTATTAAAAatcattataaaaataaatacaacacaGAAATATCTTAACACATATTGATAGATGGCACAGAATTAATCTCCAGGCAGTAGCACAAGGGATTCAGTAGCAGAAACAGAACTCCAGAGCCTGCAGACACAGTAGGAGTGACACGCTTTGGCTGTAACCACACCGTGACAGCTGCTAGCTACAAAAGAAGCTGGTGGCCAGTTTCTACAGTAACACTGGATCCTGCCTTCAGGGAGATCATGTGCCTGACTGCTTCTGCTATACCGAGCATAGCATTACGagagcaaaagcaaaacccatGCCTGGCTGCATGCACAGTGGGTACAATATAAGCTGATCTTCTCTTTACCACTGAAAGTCCTTACACAGGGGAACTGTGAGCAAGCCTGTCTCCAAAGGGACCAGGCAGGGAGCACAAGCTCTAAGCAGCcctcctctgcccacagcctggTGCTCTGCGCACATCATCAGGGGGTGAAGGGGAGAGCATCACATAAATGGGTCAGAGGGGAAtctcctcctcagctggcacagccccagtggCTACATCATTTGTTGCCTAGTATCAGACCAGAGTAAGAACAACTCCTGTACCTCTGCTACAGATGCTGCATGCACACTGAAGTGGCATGAAGCAGTTGTGCACATCAAGGTGCCAGGGgttttgtattttccaaaagaagAATGGGTGGCACAACCATCTAAATACATTCCTTTGGGATAAGATAGAGATTTACATAAAGGGAGTGGGTAGAGAATGTCAGACCTAGTCCTGGAAATATGTGCCCTACTAATACCTGGGGCTTTTGGACAGCTTGTACATTAGTGGAGGGATGCATGGTCCAAATGAAACAAAGTTTGACTGAGGGGGCTGTGTTCCAAGGAAAATACATAACACATTGCTAGACCATCGAGCACACTATGCCCTCACATGAACTCACTTAATCAAGTGGTGTGACTATCAGTTACAAGCCTGACTGAAGCAAGTTCCCACCATAAGCCTTACAGTTCACCTCCCTGCACCACAGTCATCATTAGCCTCAGTTGCTAACTGCAGTGTAACTCAGTGTACTAATTAGTGACTAATCACTCACCTgatctgaattaaaaataagccAAGCCCCTTCTTCTGGTGTTTTCTTTCTAACCCATTTGTTTCAATAGCCACTTAATGGTGGGACTTAAGAGCCACTTGTCCCAGCCAGCTGTGATCAGCAAAGAggaatgggaacagggacaAGTTCAGATTTCATTACCAGCCTCTTCCTCAGGAGCCACCACCTCATCATATCACATCCAAACAGCACACATAGCTTAGGTGTCAGTGATAACACACTGCCTGCCCACACTGGCCATCAGGAGGGACCAAAACCACAGTCACCACACACTATCACCTTTCTGCAAGCTGCTCAAGTACATCAAAGCTGAGTGCAAAGTTTAAACCCACGCTGTAACTAAGACTGTGTTTTCACGTGAAAATGAACCCAGCAGTAACACCAGTATAAAATGttctcctctctttccctcaTTCCTGCactgtgcctctgctgctgccaacaTTCCCATGTATGGAACTGATACAGCAGGGGAAATGCATGTTagagggttttttggttgttgagttttttttttttttttaaactgggtCAGCCCCTTTATCCACTTCAGTGTGGTCACACATCCAGTTGTTTCAGCACAAATGGGGAAATGGCCTACCACAATGCAGAGGCGAGGACAAACCACAGGTGGTATCAGCAGAGACTCTTCAGGCTGCGTTTCTGCTGACCTCCCAAGAATGTGAGACTGCACTGTTACGTTTCCAAACACAGTCTATTTTAATGATCTAGACAAAACCTAGAACATTAGACAAACACAGCTGACTTCGGGGCTCAAGGCAGTGTCCAAACAGAGGGAAGATTCATAAAGTTACGCTTGGATGACCAAATTTCATTGCAATTTCTAatacactgggaaaaaaaaaatcatgattgTGATAAGCCAGTACTTCACATATGTTTGGCTTGACTCACATAAATCA
It encodes the following:
- the ST6GAL2 gene encoding beta-galactoside alpha-2,6-sialyltransferase 2, with amino-acid sequence MKPNLKQWKQLMLFGIFAWGLLFLVIFIYFTDSNTAEPVPSSFSYIETKRLLPLQGKQRVIMGAIHDPSFSETIDGNEVLLNEDLLGTFKSGTANAKKWTVLEDAFRNEDEFFPSQLGRKSKSAFYQVSDDYLFAAGQPQSHNHFQEIEKFISADVTNPKGNILQNNWSHQRRMRRRSTKHRRGQMLDESDDWDELYSTMSKSFLYKLWKGDVSSKMLNPRLQKAMKDYLSTNKHGVRFKGKRNSKLTGDQLFCELKERVNVKTIDGKEAPFSTLGWEKHVPQIPLGKLYTHGFGSCAVVMSAGAILNSSLGDEIDSHDAVLRFNSAPTRGYEKDVGNKTTMRIINSQILTNPNHHFVDSSLYKDVILVAWDPAPYSANLNVWYKKPDYNLFTPYVQHRRKNPTQPFYILHPKFIWQLWDIIQENTKEKIQPNPPSSGFIGILIMMSMCNEVHVYEYIPSVRQTDLCHYHELYYDAACTLGAYHPLLYEKLLVQRMNKGLQDDLYRKGKVILPGFKAVKCPKRNNLPRL